One genomic segment of Cellulophaga sp. HaHaR_3_176 includes these proteins:
- the asnB gene encoding asparagine synthase B codes for MCGIVCAFDVKESTEDLRPQLLEMSKKIRHRGPDWSGIFANDKAILAHERLSIVDPASGKQPLFSKDNKLVLAANGEIYNHRELRKQFEGKYEFQTESDCEVILALYQEKGASFIDEMNGIFGFAIYDTEKDEYFIARDHMGIIPLYMGWDKNGTFYVASELKALEGICTKIELFPPGHYMHSSDGELKQWYTRDWMEYDAVKDNETSIKEIKEALEAAVHRQLMSDVPYGVLLSGGLDSSVTSAIAKKYAQKRIESDDVADAWYPQLHSFSVGLEGSPDLAAARKVADHIKTIHHEIKFTIQEGLDAIKDVVYNLETYDVTTIRASTPMYLMSRVIKSMGVKMVLSGEGADELFGGYLYFHKAPNAKEFHEETVRKLSKLHMYDCLRANKSLAAWGIEGRVPFLDKEFMDVAMRINPQDKMINGERMEKWVVRKAFEDMIPESVAWRQKEQFSDGVGYSWIDTLKEVVAEEVSDEQLANAKFRFPLQTPTSKEEFYYRAIFESHFPSDAAALCVPQEASVACSTKIALEWDEAFKNMNDPSGRAVANVHSDAYVKA; via the coding sequence ATGTGTGGAATAGTATGCGCCTTTGATGTAAAAGAAAGTACAGAAGACTTAAGACCTCAGTTGTTAGAGATGTCTAAAAAAATTAGACACAGAGGACCAGACTGGAGTGGAATTTTTGCGAATGATAAAGCAATATTAGCTCATGAACGTTTGTCTATTGTTGATCCTGCTTCAGGAAAACAACCTTTATTTAGTAAAGATAATAAGTTAGTACTTGCTGCTAATGGTGAAATATATAATCACAGAGAATTAAGAAAGCAGTTTGAGGGTAAGTATGAGTTCCAGACAGAATCTGATTGTGAGGTTATATTGGCTTTGTATCAAGAAAAAGGTGCAAGCTTCATTGATGAAATGAATGGAATTTTTGGTTTTGCAATTTATGACACTGAAAAAGATGAGTATTTTATAGCTAGAGACCACATGGGGATTATTCCTTTATATATGGGTTGGGATAAGAACGGAACATTTTATGTTGCTTCAGAATTAAAAGCACTAGAGGGTATATGTACTAAAATAGAACTTTTTCCTCCTGGGCATTACATGCACAGTTCTGACGGAGAGTTAAAGCAATGGTATACTCGTGATTGGATGGAGTATGATGCGGTTAAGGATAATGAGACTAGCATAAAAGAAATAAAAGAAGCATTGGAAGCTGCTGTTCATAGACAATTAATGTCTGATGTGCCTTACGGTGTGTTACTTTCAGGAGGTTTAGATTCTTCGGTAACATCTGCAATTGCTAAAAAATATGCTCAAAAACGAATAGAATCTGATGATGTTGCTGATGCTTGGTATCCGCAATTACATTCTTTTTCTGTAGGGTTAGAGGGCTCTCCAGATTTAGCAGCTGCACGTAAAGTTGCAGATCATATAAAAACAATACATCATGAGATAAAATTTACAATTCAAGAAGGATTAGATGCTATTAAAGATGTAGTTTATAACTTAGAAACATATGATGTAACTACGATTAGAGCTTCAACTCCTATGTACTTAATGTCTAGAGTTATAAAATCTATGGGTGTTAAAATGGTACTATCAGGCGAAGGAGCTGATGAATTGTTTGGAGGGTATTTATATTTTCATAAAGCACCAAATGCTAAAGAGTTTCATGAAGAAACAGTTCGTAAATTAAGCAAGTTGCATATGTACGATTGTTTGAGAGCTAACAAATCATTAGCAGCATGGGGTATTGAAGGTCGTGTTCCTTTCTTAGATAAAGAATTTATGGATGTGGCAATGCGTATTAATCCACAAGATAAAATGATTAACGGAGAACGCATGGAGAAATGGGTTGTTCGTAAAGCTTTTGAAGATATGATACCAGAGAGTGTTGCTTGGAGACAAAAAGAACAATTCTCAGATGGTGTAGGGTATAGCTGGATAGATACTTTGAAAGAAGTTGTGGCAGAAGAAGTATCAGATGAACAATTAGCAAATGCTAAATTCAGATTCCCATTACAAACGCCAACTTCAAAAGAAGAGTTTTATTACCGTGCAATTTTTGAATCACATTTCCCTTCAGATGCTGCGGCGCTTTGTGTGCCTCAAGAAGCTTCTGTAGCGTGCAGTACTAAAATTGCTTTAGAATGGGATGAAGCGTTCAAGAACATGAACGATCCATCTGGTAGAGCCGTTGCTAATGTGCATTCAGATGCATACGTAAAAGCTTAA
- a CDS encoding DUF2911 domain-containing protein, translating into MKKFLSVVSFAACLLLISTTANAQKFSSLDKSPLDAAAYPSSYKVAEKLVKVTYSRPQLKGRSISELAPAGAVWRTGANEAVEITFYKDATFGGSNVTAGTYSLFTVPGAKEWTFILNSKLNQWGAYTYDEAADVIRVKGTVSEGKDSLEAFSIVFNESDKNADLILGWGKTRVSVPVSAKM; encoded by the coding sequence ATGAAAAAATTCTTATCAGTAGTATCATTCGCAGCTTGTTTGTTACTTATTTCAACAACTGCAAATGCTCAAAAATTTAGTAGCTTGGACAAAAGTCCTTTAGATGCTGCTGCATACCCTTCTAGTTATAAAGTAGCAGAAAAATTAGTAAAAGTAACGTATAGCAGACCTCAACTTAAGGGGCGTTCAATTTCTGAACTTGCACCAGCTGGAGCTGTTTGGAGAACAGGAGCTAACGAAGCTGTTGAAATTACTTTTTATAAAGATGCAACTTTTGGAGGTAGCAATGTTACTGCAGGAACTTACTCTTTATTTACTGTACCAGGTGCTAAAGAATGGACTTTTATTTTAAACAGTAAATTAAACCAATGGGGAGCTTACACATATGATGAAGCTGCTGACGTAATTAGAGTAAAAGGTACCGTAAGCGAAGGCAAAGATTCTCTTGAAGCTTTTTCTATTGTTTTTAATGAAAGTGATAAGAATGCTGACTTAATATTAGGCTGGGGTAAAACTCGAGTATCTGTACCTGTTTCTGCAAAAATGTAA
- a CDS encoding FUSC family membrane protein codes for MFLKSSNFYRGVLQTIAVIIPLASFNAFGYITYAIPIAIGVFLNAPGNTPGTLKRKTYSILIGTSLVMAVTLLMSFAKINFLLLIATIAVLSFLSALISAYGFRGSLIAFSGLLAIVLSLSKDVTEFGIWLHVGLIGVGGLWFLFVVSVFYWLAPKKDEDQLLSETLYSTGSYLKIRGKLLVEKENREPLLNEILKLQTQLNEKHEVLRELLLSERLKSGRSHFDEKRVLIFISLVDILELALANTIDYNKIDLIFENRKALKKFKKMNITMGKHLQVLSEILVHKKKVQSKKDLLVGLSQTLKFIEKHIKNTKLPEGREGILILRNLYDYQERQVAKVRAIRRIMNNVSQEEKITLKRTEVQQFITTENYSIRILLQHFTIQSPIFRHSLRLTIAIVIGFIFGTLVGVKNPYWIILTLVVLMRPSYGLTKERAINRIIGTLIGATCATIIILITTNTIVYMVLAAISLTIAFSLLQQSYRSAAAFITVNIIFIYALFEPNSFIVVKYRVLDTIIGAILAVIANYVLWPTWEFMNLKPIISTTIQKNRAYLLAIKNLYHTKDTSNLNYKIARKNAFLGISNLNAAFQRMTQDPKSKQKEVGLIYEIVSLNNTFISALASTGSFIQNHETTTSSEYFDAFISHIENQLENSEVLLDKDRQAVIKQHLSIETAQEKLKNSYDILSNKRDQQIKAGQTIIDKQMRTQLQEALLINNQLTWLKTLSEDIHKSTKKYNKIFMP; via the coding sequence TTGTTTCTAAAAAGCTCTAATTTCTACAGGGGTGTATTACAAACTATTGCTGTCATAATCCCATTAGCATCATTTAATGCTTTCGGATATATAACTTACGCCATACCAATTGCTATTGGTGTTTTTTTAAACGCCCCTGGAAATACACCAGGAACCTTAAAAAGAAAAACATATAGTATATTAATTGGAACATCGCTAGTAATGGCCGTAACCCTTTTAATGTCTTTTGCTAAAATCAACTTTCTGTTATTAATAGCAACAATAGCTGTACTTTCTTTTCTTTCTGCATTAATTTCCGCTTACGGCTTTAGAGGTTCGCTGATTGCTTTTTCAGGTTTATTAGCCATAGTTTTAAGCTTATCTAAAGATGTTACTGAATTTGGTATTTGGCTACATGTTGGTTTAATAGGTGTTGGCGGACTTTGGTTTTTATTCGTAGTTAGTGTATTTTACTGGTTAGCACCTAAAAAAGATGAAGACCAACTACTTTCAGAAACCCTTTACAGTACAGGAAGCTACCTTAAAATTAGAGGTAAATTATTAGTTGAAAAAGAAAATAGAGAACCTCTTTTAAATGAAATTCTAAAACTTCAAACACAGCTTAATGAGAAACATGAAGTTTTAAGAGAACTACTACTAAGCGAGCGATTAAAATCAGGTCGTTCTCACTTTGACGAAAAAAGAGTGCTGATTTTCATTTCTTTAGTTGATATTCTTGAATTAGCACTAGCAAACACTATAGATTACAACAAGATTGATTTAATATTTGAAAACAGAAAAGCCCTTAAGAAGTTCAAAAAAATGAATATAACTATGGGCAAGCATTTACAAGTGCTTTCTGAAATTTTAGTCCATAAGAAAAAAGTGCAAAGCAAAAAAGATTTACTTGTTGGTTTATCTCAAACGCTGAAATTTATAGAAAAACACATTAAAAATACAAAGCTACCAGAAGGCAGAGAAGGTATTTTAATATTAAGAAATTTGTATGATTACCAAGAGCGCCAAGTTGCTAAAGTAAGAGCAATAAGGCGTATTATGAACAACGTAAGTCAAGAAGAAAAAATTACCTTAAAGCGAACAGAAGTACAACAATTTATTACAACCGAAAATTACTCTATTCGTATTTTATTGCAACATTTTACAATTCAATCTCCTATTTTCAGGCATTCATTAAGACTTACAATTGCTATAGTTATTGGTTTTATTTTCGGAACTCTTGTTGGTGTTAAAAATCCGTATTGGATAATACTAACACTTGTTGTACTAATGCGGCCAAGTTATGGCCTTACTAAAGAAAGAGCTATCAACCGTATTATAGGCACCTTAATAGGCGCTACTTGCGCCACCATAATTATACTTATTACAACAAATACTATTGTATATATGGTATTAGCTGCAATATCATTAACAATTGCCTTTTCTCTATTACAGCAAAGTTACAGGTCTGCCGCTGCTTTTATTACCGTTAATATTATTTTTATCTATGCTTTATTTGAACCTAATAGCTTTATCGTTGTAAAGTATCGAGTTTTAGATACCATAATTGGTGCCATACTAGCTGTAATTGCAAATTATGTTCTTTGGCCTACTTGGGAGTTTATGAATCTAAAACCAATCATCAGTACCACCATACAAAAAAATAGAGCTTATTTATTAGCTATAAAAAACTTATACCACACTAAAGATACTAGTAATTTAAATTACAAAATTGCACGTAAAAATGCTTTTTTAGGTATCAGCAATTTAAATGCTGCGTTTCAAAGAATGACACAAGACCCAAAATCTAAACAAAAAGAAGTTGGCTTAATTTATGAAATTGTATCATTAAATAACACTTTTATTTCTGCTTTAGCTTCTACAGGAAGTTTCATACAAAACCACGAAACTACAACCTCAAGCGAATATTTTGATGCTTTTATTTCTCATATTGAAAATCAATTAGAAAACTCAGAAGTTTTATTAGATAAAGACAGACAAGCCGTTATAAAACAACATTTAAGTATTGAAACTGCTCAAGAAAAACTAAAAAACTCTTATGATATTTTAAGTAATAAAAGAGATCAACAAATTAAAGCAGGCCAAACTATAATTGACAAACAAATGCGTACACAACTACAAGAGGCGCTTTTAATAAACAACCAACTAACTTGGTTAAAAACGTTATCTGAAGACATTCATAAAAGCACAAAAAAATATAATAAAATTTTTATGCCTTAA
- a CDS encoding amidohydrolase, which produces MKKVLLIILACFCSCDSPKEEVDLIVLNANIYTVDESFSKAQSFAVKDGKFLFLGKDEEVEKLYKTENRVDAGGKTIVPGLIDAHCHFYRLGQNQQAVDLVATTSFSEVLERVKDFQLENKREFIYGGGWDQNDWEIKEFPTKAEIDIMFPDTPLAIERIDGHAYLVNQKALDLAGITNETVAIGGEIVKVDGELTGILIDGPMGLVDAIIPEPSKETMIAALKDAEQISIKNGLTTVNDAGLSREVIELIDSLQQAGDMKIRVYAMVSNYPENLKYYLNKGIVKTEKLNVRSVKVYGDGALGSRGAVMKKAYTDKPNHFGAMVTPVDEIESLAYKIAATDYQMNTHAIGDSANFVVLRAYKNALKNKKDRRWKVEHAQILSTLDFDYFKDGIIPSVQPTHATSDMYWAEDRIGAERMHGAYAFKTLLNQSGIVALGTDFPVEQVSPFLTFYAAIARKDVKGYPEGGFQKEEALTRSEALKGMTIWAAYSNFEEEEKGSIETGKFADFVILDRDIMVIDESEIPSTNVQSVFISGEIAE; this is translated from the coding sequence ATGAAAAAAGTACTCTTAATTATTTTAGCATGTTTTTGCAGTTGTGACTCTCCAAAAGAAGAGGTGGATTTAATTGTATTAAACGCTAATATTTATACAGTTGATGAATCTTTTTCAAAAGCGCAATCTTTTGCGGTTAAAGATGGGAAATTTCTTTTTTTAGGTAAAGATGAAGAAGTTGAGAAATTATATAAGACTGAAAATAGAGTTGATGCAGGAGGAAAAACAATAGTACCAGGTTTAATTGATGCGCATTGTCATTTTTATAGATTAGGACAAAATCAACAAGCAGTTGATTTGGTAGCAACAACAAGTTTTTCTGAAGTATTAGAACGTGTTAAAGATTTTCAACTTGAAAATAAAAGAGAATTTATTTATGGTGGAGGTTGGGATCAAAACGATTGGGAAATTAAAGAATTTCCGACTAAAGCAGAAATTGATATAATGTTTCCTGATACACCTTTAGCTATAGAACGTATTGATGGTCATGCTTATTTAGTAAATCAGAAAGCTTTAGATCTGGCAGGAATTACAAATGAAACAGTTGCTATCGGAGGTGAAATTGTGAAAGTAGATGGAGAATTAACAGGAATTTTAATTGATGGTCCAATGGGTTTAGTCGATGCTATTATTCCTGAACCATCAAAAGAAACAATGATTGCCGCTTTAAAAGATGCTGAACAAATTTCAATTAAAAATGGACTTACTACAGTAAATGATGCAGGTTTGTCTAGAGAAGTTATTGAGTTAATTGATAGTTTACAACAAGCTGGAGATATGAAAATTAGAGTATATGCTATGGTTTCAAATTACCCTGAAAATTTAAAATACTATTTGAACAAAGGAATTGTAAAAACCGAGAAACTTAATGTTAGGTCTGTAAAAGTATATGGTGATGGTGCATTGGGATCTAGAGGAGCGGTAATGAAAAAAGCATATACTGATAAGCCAAATCATTTCGGAGCAATGGTAACACCGGTTGATGAAATTGAAAGCTTAGCTTATAAAATTGCAGCTACAGATTATCAAATGAATACACACGCTATAGGTGATTCGGCAAATTTTGTGGTTTTAAGGGCTTATAAAAATGCTTTAAAAAATAAAAAAGATAGACGTTGGAAAGTAGAACATGCGCAGATATTGAGTACATTAGATTTTGATTATTTTAAAGATGGAATTATCCCATCGGTACAACCAACACATGCAACTAGTGATATGTATTGGGCAGAAGATAGAATAGGCGCAGAGCGTATGCATGGTGCTTATGCTTTTAAAACACTTTTAAATCAATCAGGTATTGTTGCTTTGGGTACTGATTTTCCGGTAGAACAGGTTAGTCCATTTTTAACTTTCTATGCAGCTATTGCTCGTAAAGATGTAAAAGGGTATCCTGAAGGAGGTTTTCAAAAAGAAGAGGCTTTAACGAGAAGTGAAGCGCTGAAAGGAATGACGATTTGGGCTGCGTATAGTAATTTTGAAGAAGAAGAAAAAGGGAGTATAGAAACGGGTAAGTTTGCTGATTTTGTGATTTTAGATAGAGATATAATGGTTATAGATGAATCTGAAATTCCTAGTACAAATGTGCAAAGCGTTTTTATATCAGGTGAAATTGCAGAGTAA
- the mqo gene encoding malate dehydrogenase (quinone), with amino-acid sequence MSSKHNFTFIGAGIMSATLGVLIKQLIPDAQINIYERLDKVGAESSDAWNNAGTGHSAFCELNYTPETDTGEIDITKALKISEQFEISKQLWAYLIKNNLIETNSPFINDIDHMSFVWGDGNNAFLKKRYKALTKFPIFSDMKHSSDFDEIANWVPLMMNGRNPNENISATRMPIGTDVNFGALTRGMIAYLEKCNGVNINLGHQVEDIDDKKDGTWEIEVTDLHTDKEKTITTNFVFIGAGGGALKLLEKSDIPEGEGYGGFPVSGQFLKCNNHEVIKQHEAKVYGKAEEGSPPMSVPHLDTRMLNGERSLLFGPYAGFSTKFLKNGSYFDLPLSIDAHNIFPMLSAGLHNVSLTKYLIEQVIQSPKERFNALLKYYPEANFDDWELITAGQRVQIIKKDKKEGGVLKFGTEIVTNKNKTLAALLGASPGASTSVSIILNVLNECFPEQIKSKDWVIKLNEIFPSYAHSLINDGALCAKIRNYTTSILKLEE; translated from the coding sequence ATGAGTTCTAAACATAATTTTACATTTATAGGCGCCGGAATAATGAGCGCCACATTAGGCGTTCTTATAAAACAATTAATACCAGATGCTCAAATTAATATTTACGAACGTTTAGATAAAGTTGGCGCAGAAAGTTCTGATGCATGGAATAATGCAGGAACAGGGCATTCAGCCTTTTGCGAACTTAATTACACACCAGAAACAGATACTGGTGAAATTGACATAACAAAAGCTTTAAAAATTAGCGAGCAGTTCGAAATTTCAAAACAACTTTGGGCTTATCTAATAAAAAATAATTTAATAGAAACAAACTCTCCTTTTATAAACGATATTGACCACATGAGTTTTGTTTGGGGTGATGGTAATAATGCTTTTCTAAAAAAAAGATATAAAGCGCTTACCAAATTCCCGATTTTTTCAGATATGAAGCACTCATCCGATTTTGATGAAATAGCAAATTGGGTTCCATTGATGATGAATGGACGAAACCCTAATGAAAATATTTCTGCTACAAGAATGCCAATTGGTACTGATGTAAATTTTGGTGCACTAACAAGAGGAATGATAGCTTATTTAGAAAAATGTAATGGAGTTAACATTAATTTAGGGCATCAAGTAGAAGATATTGACGACAAAAAAGACGGTACATGGGAAATAGAAGTTACTGATTTACATACGGATAAAGAAAAAACAATTACAACCAATTTTGTATTTATTGGCGCAGGTGGTGGCGCATTAAAATTATTAGAAAAATCTGATATCCCTGAAGGAGAAGGCTATGGCGGATTTCCTGTGAGTGGGCAATTTTTAAAATGCAATAATCACGAGGTTATTAAACAACATGAAGCAAAAGTATACGGTAAGGCAGAAGAAGGCTCACCACCAATGTCTGTTCCACATTTAGATACCCGCATGTTGAATGGTGAGCGCTCTTTACTCTTTGGTCCGTATGCAGGGTTTTCAACAAAATTTTTAAAGAATGGATCTTATTTTGATTTGCCTTTATCTATTGATGCACATAACATATTCCCTATGCTATCCGCTGGCTTACACAATGTATCGCTCACCAAATACCTTATCGAGCAAGTAATACAATCGCCCAAAGAACGCTTTAATGCTTTATTAAAATATTACCCTGAAGCAAATTTTGATGATTGGGAACTAATTACTGCAGGCCAAAGAGTACAAATTATAAAAAAAGATAAAAAAGAAGGTGGTGTTTTAAAATTCGGTACTGAAATAGTCACTAACAAAAATAAAACATTGGCGGCCTTACTTGGAGCCTCTCCTGGTGCTTCAACATCAGTTTCTATAATATTAAATGTACTAAATGAGTGTTTTCCTGAACAAATAAAAAGCAAAGACTGGGTTATCAAATTAAATGAAATTTTCCCTAGCTATGCCCATTCATTAATAAATGACGGTGCACTTTGCGCTAAAATCAGAAATTATACCACATCCATATTAAAATTAGAAGAATAA
- a CDS encoding ABC-F family ATP-binding cassette domain-containing protein produces MISVDNIAVEFSGETLFSDVSFVINETDKIALMGKNGAGKSTMMKIIAGVQNATRGNIRFPKDAVIAYLPQHLLTEDDCTVFEEASKAFAQIFDMRNEMDRVNKELETRTDYESDSYMKLIQRVSDLGEKYYALEEINYEAEVEKALAGLGFKREDFHRQTSEFSGGWRMRIELTKILLQKPDLILLDEPTNHVDIESVIWLEDFLLNKAKAVVVISHDKTFIDNITNRTIEVTMGRIYDYKANYSHYLQLREERRSHQIKAYQEQQKFIADNQTFIDRFKGTYSKTNQVTSRERMLEKLQIIEIDEIDNASLRLKFPPAQRSGDYPITVNELTKTYGDHVVFKDANMSISRGEKVSFVGRNGEGKSTMIKAIMGEIDFEGKCELGHNVKVGYFAQNQASLLDPNLTIFQTVDEVAKGDIRTQIKNILGRFMFSGEDIEKKVSVLSGGEKTRLAMVKLLLDPVNLLILDEPTNHLDLKSKDVLKEALLDFDGTLILVSHDRDFLQGLSEKVFEFKEKRVIEHFETIDAFLIRNRIENLKEIDLKS; encoded by the coding sequence ATGATTTCTGTTGATAATATTGCCGTTGAGTTTAGTGGAGAAACCCTTTTTAGTGATGTTTCGTTTGTAATAAATGAGACTGACAAAATTGCCCTTATGGGTAAAAATGGTGCTGGAAAATCGACCATGATGAAAATTATTGCTGGCGTACAAAATGCGACACGTGGTAATATTCGTTTCCCTAAAGATGCTGTCATAGCTTATTTACCTCAACACCTACTAACAGAAGACGATTGTACTGTATTTGAAGAAGCTTCTAAGGCTTTTGCTCAAATTTTTGACATGCGAAACGAAATGGATCGCGTTAATAAAGAGCTAGAAACAAGAACAGACTACGAATCTGACAGCTACATGAAGCTTATCCAGAGAGTATCTGACTTAGGCGAAAAGTATTATGCTCTTGAAGAAATAAACTACGAAGCAGAAGTTGAAAAAGCATTAGCTGGTTTAGGTTTTAAACGTGAAGATTTTCATCGTCAAACAAGTGAATTTAGTGGTGGATGGCGTATGCGTATTGAGCTTACTAAGATTTTGTTACAGAAACCAGATTTAATTCTTTTAGATGAACCTACAAACCACGTAGATATTGAATCTGTAATTTGGTTAGAAGATTTTTTATTAAACAAAGCAAAGGCAGTAGTTGTTATATCGCATGATAAAACATTTATTGATAATATTACCAACCGTACCATTGAAGTAACAATGGGCCGTATATATGACTACAAAGCAAACTACTCTCATTATCTACAATTACGTGAAGAACGCAGAAGTCATCAAATAAAGGCATATCAAGAGCAGCAAAAATTTATTGCAGACAACCAAACTTTTATAGACCGTTTTAAAGGTACTTATTCTAAAACTAACCAAGTTACCTCTAGAGAGCGTATGCTTGAAAAGTTACAAATTATAGAAATTGATGAAATTGACAATGCATCATTAAGGTTAAAATTTCCACCTGCGCAGCGTTCTGGCGATTACCCGATAACCGTAAACGAGCTTACGAAAACATATGGAGACCATGTTGTATTTAAAGATGCAAACATGAGTATTTCTCGTGGTGAAAAAGTATCTTTTGTTGGCCGAAACGGAGAAGGAAAATCGACAATGATAAAAGCAATCATGGGTGAAATAGATTTTGAAGGGAAATGTGAATTAGGCCACAATGTAAAAGTTGGCTATTTTGCTCAAAACCAAGCATCTCTTTTAGATCCTAATTTAACAATTTTTCAAACTGTTGATGAAGTTGCAAAAGGAGATATCAGAACTCAAATAAAAAATATTCTAGGTCGCTTTATGTTTAGTGGTGAGGATATTGAAAAAAAGGTAAGTGTTCTTTCTGGTGGAGAAAAAACACGTTTAGCAATGGTTAAACTTTTATTAGACCCTGTTAATTTACTAATATTAGATGAGCCTACAAATCACTTAGATTTAAAATCTAAAGATGTATTAAAGGAGGCTTTATTAGATTTTGATGGTACACTTATTCTAGTTTCTCATGATCGAGACTTTTTACAAGGCTTATCTGAAAAGGTATTTGAATTTAAAGAAAAACGTGTAATAGAACATTTTGAAACTATTGATGCTTTTCTTATACGAAACAGAATAGAAAATTTAAAAGAGATTGATTTAAAATCTTAG
- a CDS encoding YkgJ family cysteine cluster protein: protein MSIEKKVKAVDLLYADLDKEIAIFQSKTNLHCKAGCGRCCTYAEVDASPLEFLPWAFHLFLNGTAYTTLEELKLKTSATCHIYQPLSIVDVASGKCSDYQYRGLICRLFGYGASRDKLGELRLATCKIIKEGQAENYENAKTAMKNGLYVPIFTDYYMNLSQIDFKLGNVIVPVNKALQLAIEEVLQYYAYRPFPSGFENCA, encoded by the coding sequence ATGTCTATAGAAAAGAAAGTTAAAGCAGTAGATTTATTATACGCTGATTTAGATAAAGAGATTGCAATATTTCAATCAAAAACCAATTTACATTGTAAAGCAGGCTGCGGTAGATGTTGTACATATGCTGAGGTGGATGCATCCCCTTTAGAGTTTCTTCCATGGGCATTTCACTTATTTTTAAATGGAACTGCATATACAACTTTAGAAGAGTTAAAGTTAAAAACAAGCGCTACTTGTCATATATATCAACCACTATCTATTGTTGATGTTGCTAGTGGAAAATGTAGTGATTATCAATATCGAGGTTTAATTTGTAGGCTATTTGGTTATGGTGCAAGTAGAGATAAGCTAGGCGAATTACGTTTAGCAACTTGTAAGATTATTAAAGAAGGGCAAGCAGAAAATTACGAGAATGCTAAAACAGCGATGAAAAATGGCTTATACGTGCCAATTTTTACCGATTATTATATGAATCTTTCTCAGATAGATTTTAAACTAGGAAATGTAATTGTGCCAGTAAACAAAGCATTACAGCTAGCAATAGAAGAGGTGTTGCAGTATTATGCATACCGACCTTTTCCGAGTGGCTTTGAGAACTGTGCCTAG